One genomic window of Chlamydiota bacterium includes the following:
- the serS gene encoding Serine--tRNA ligase, with protein MLDLKDLKESVESQKKLLEKQPDLSIERLLELEESTRQLKTKIESLKAKRNQISKEVGEKKRKGENVNSILEKVATFGNEIKQLEDELNNEHEEFFSKALFIPNIPFQDIPFGLDDKDNVEIKHHLEKPAFSFKPLNHLELSEKLDLFDFKRGAKVSGSGFPVYNAKGAELEWALINFMIDTQKKHGFEMRQVPLMVRPEMMQGCGQLPKFEGQFFKIHDEDFELYLIPTSESALGALHQDEIFLLEELPKKLFAYTPCFRREAGAHGKQDRGLIRTHQFNKIEMFAYTTQEQSAAMFDEMVSVAEEMLQALGLHYRIMLLCTQDMPFASAKTVDIELWLPGQGRYYECSSISNCTDFQARRLSVRYKEDGITKLVHTLNGSGLATSRLMVSLLEHYQQNDGSIMVPDVLQKYLDGKTVIQ; from the coding sequence ATGTTAGATTTAAAAGATTTAAAAGAGAGTGTTGAATCTCAAAAAAAGCTTTTAGAAAAACAGCCTGATTTATCCATAGAGCGCTTACTGGAACTTGAAGAATCCACGCGTCAATTAAAAACAAAAATTGAATCCCTAAAAGCTAAGCGCAACCAAATATCCAAAGAGGTCGGAGAGAAAAAACGCAAAGGCGAAAATGTGAATAGTATTTTGGAAAAAGTGGCCACGTTTGGAAATGAAATCAAACAGCTTGAAGATGAATTGAATAACGAACATGAAGAATTTTTTTCAAAAGCGCTTTTTATTCCCAACATTCCTTTTCAAGACATTCCTTTTGGCCTCGATGATAAAGACAATGTGGAAATTAAGCATCACTTAGAAAAACCCGCCTTTTCTTTTAAGCCTCTTAATCATCTTGAACTCAGTGAAAAACTCGATCTTTTTGATTTTAAACGTGGTGCAAAGGTTTCTGGAAGTGGTTTTCCTGTTTACAACGCTAAAGGTGCAGAACTTGAATGGGCTCTTATCAATTTTATGATCGACACCCAAAAAAAACATGGGTTTGAAATGCGCCAAGTTCCTTTGATGGTGCGTCCTGAAATGATGCAAGGGTGCGGTCAATTGCCAAAATTTGAGGGTCAATTTTTCAAAATCCATGATGAAGATTTTGAACTTTACTTGATTCCTACATCAGAATCGGCTTTGGGCGCTTTGCATCAAGACGAAATTTTTTTGCTTGAAGAATTGCCCAAAAAGCTTTTTGCTTATACTCCCTGTTTTCGAAGAGAAGCAGGCGCCCATGGAAAACAAGATCGCGGCCTTATTCGCACACATCAATTCAATAAAATCGAAATGTTTGCCTATACCACGCAAGAGCAAAGTGCTGCCATGTTTGATGAAATGGTTAGCGTGGCAGAAGAAATGCTTCAAGCTTTGGGTTTGCACTATCGCATCATGCTTTTGTGCACACAAGATATGCCTTTTGCTAGCGCCAAAACAGTGGACATTGAATTGTGGCTCCCTGGTCAAGGACGCTACTATGAATGCTCTTCGATTTCCAACTGCACCGATTTTCAAGCAAGACGTCTTAGTGTGCGTTACAAAGAAGATGGAATAACCAAACTTGTACACACCCTGAATGGTTCTGGCCTTGCCACCTCTCGTTTGATGGTCTCACTTTTAGAGCATTACCAACAAAACGATGGCTCTATTATGGTTCCTGACGTACTTCAAAAATATCTCGATGGAAAAACGGTCATACAATGA